The genomic segment taaataaatacagtgggTGAGCAGACAATGGAATCAATGAAAGTCAGTAAATGAATCTGCAAGCaattgaatgagtgagtgaatgagtgaatgtaCGACAGACTGCAGTGAGGTTATGAATAAACATCCAAGTGAGTGAGAAGTCAATGAGGGAATGAGTTCTGAGGGAATTAACTGGACAAATGAGCACCTgagaaatgaacaaataaacatttaaacaaaccaATCAAGGAATGAATGAGTAACTGTATGTCTGAATATGCGAAAGACTGAGTACTGACCTCTGTGTCCATGTGCTGATGTAAGTGAAGACTCTTAAGGCATGCTCCTTCTTCAGCTGCAGGCCGTCTGAGCTGTCTGCATCCGAgactgagagacacacacacacacacacagagaaagaaagcTGTTATGAACTGGCTACAGGGCTGTAGAGCTCTCTGGGATCAGATCAGTGTTAGAGACACAGCAAATGCTGAAAGACAACTTACACACCAAGGTAACCAGGTTTAATagttaagaaaaaagaaagtaaGAGAAACAGTGATAAAAcacaaccaaaaaaaacaaacaaataaatctgtGAAACATCCCATGGTACATCAAATGAAAACCAGTGAACCTGGCAGAGAACAATCAAGACAGCACTCTCACGCTGTAAAAAATGAGTGTCATTTTAAAGATTAGTAAAAGACTGTAGAAAAGCTACATCGGAAACCAGTTAACAGGTTAATGAATGTAATTCTAATGAGACATTTTACAGTACCAGTAAATACAAATACAGTCCCAAAATACCCTGAGTGACAATTTTGACATATTTGACacatttggtgtttttttttttattgaaaaaaatcttTCTGCTTACTATTTTCATATCAGTTAGGCCTACATGCATCAGGAGTTTTATCTTGTGTTAAATAAATACTTAGAgcattttttaatgcatgttaCCATGATACATTTTGTGTTAGTGACATTTTgcaccttctatatatatatatatatatatatatcagggcgcccactcgcaaagcagacagccacgcctctactaccacgggcctttttttccacatttcttttaattcgaatattaattttcaccttcgaaattcgtttttttaaaactattcgaatgcatattcgaatttagaatattcgttgacagccctaatatatatatatatatatatatatatatatatatatacatttatcttATCTTGAGGAAAAACTGCTTGTGATTAAACTACTTTGATTCGACATGCGACAGATTTTAGCCTTTTGgtatattatcattatttcagttaatgaaaaatatatttttaatgtcaaattaaGTTAAATCTGTCAAACTTTTCTGTTTTTTCAAAGTTATGGcaacctatttttatttttaccatatatttattgaattattatttcttttcccCACAGTAAGACTATATGTGGGAATCACATTAAGCAGGCTCATTACAgccacaaccacacacacacacacacacacacacagcacaattaATGGTTTCCACAGTGACGAGGGAGTTGCTGGACTCGGGAATGCTACCTTTGGGTTGTAAAGTTCACTCAAGCAGCTGGTTAGCCTTGACCTACATGAGATTTTCGTCCTTTCTTTCTGTAAAACGGctttcctgtctttttttttctctgccatTTCCACACAGCTCTACAGTAACAATCCAGGGCATTGTGTTCAAGGACTAAGAAACAGTTTGACGGCGCTGTGATATGAGGATCTGTTATCAAAGCTGAAACCACAAAAGCACCAGAAAACCCTCAAAGTCTCacggcacagaaaaaaaaagcaaacctgCAAACACAGACTGACTGACTCACAGTATTCAGTTCTTTTCAAGAGAAAAACAGTCAGACCTTAATGACCCAAAAtggacattctgtcatcatttacttgcccttgtgttgttccaagaCTATTTATCCAAtggaaaaattaaaacttaattcatcttcaaaaaaaaagaaaaaaaaaaagatattctgaagaatgttcaagctgctcttttttcATATAGCTGTACCACAAAAATGGCAAAACATACCATAAATAAGTCTTAACGTCttgtttgatatttaaaaaaaaagttctgagaTGAACAGACTAAATTAATTTTTACCAAGTCAGTTTGTGCTGATttgaatatgcaaaaaaaaaaaacaggacaacaTACAAGAGCTTGGATAGAGGAGAAGATTTTTAGCAAATGACAAATTACATTTTGTCTGTTCCTTTAATAGACTTCAAATATAGCATGCAACTGCCTAGACTACTTTTACACTGCATTGCTTTTTATCCTTTTTAAAGATTCAAAGCTCCTGGTTACTGTATCTTTGCactgaaaagagcagcatgaacattctttaaaacatctccGTTTGTAGTTCACAGAAGAAAGCATTATGGACCTGAGCATCACAAGGACGACTAAATaatgacaaagactctttaataGCAGAACTTTTCGAATCTAGTTAAAATGCCCCGTGATTCATGTCTTTTTATGATGTCTGGCACAACTGGTTTAGTGACTGTCTGTCTGCTTTTGATCTTTTTTTGAATTACAGAGCGTGCACGAACAGACttgtgctgacacacacacacacacaatgaaataGAGTACAATCTGACATTATAACTGTACCAGCAGAGTATTATCGCATGAACCCTCATAAATCACCAGCTCGAGCGGAATTACACTGCAGTATGGATCGTGTTTGGCTGATCAGATGCTGATCTGTGTGCATTTTGAAGAATGACAATGTCAAAAACACTTCTGAATGGCTAATGCTAATGCAAGTCAGTCCAACTTCTCATCAGCCTCCAAGCATATTCAAACAAGCTCATGGTCAACGCACACATTAAGGTGTTTTCTGATGCTTCTGGTCAAAATAAACAGCGAATCTGGTGGATGTTGTTCTTTGACGATTTAATTCTGAAATGATGATGAGGAGGGGCTAACACGCTCAAATGGcattgcattaataaaaacagacaTCAGAATTAAACAAACGTGAAGTAATGACAGCCAGAAGGTGCTTGGTCGCTCTTTTAAATGCACACGTtgacaaaaagtgtgaaacattaaatattatacaaGAAAATCTGCGCTGAAGCGAGGCAGCGAGCCGCATGCTCGGACAGTCAAGCTAACAACTTGatgcaaacaacaacaaaaaaacaaccaaaagctGTTGACTTACTCTCATTGAGCACCTCCAGCAGCTCGGCGCAGTTCTCACACATGGTTCATAAAGCCGTAAAGTGTATTCAGACCATTGGAGTAATAAAATGTTGcctgtttttctctgtcttttttaAGGGGGTGTTTAAGGCCCGACGAAATGCTTGATGAAGGCTCGCTATTATGAGACAACACAGCCAGGGAGATGTGGGCTCATGCAAGCGGGATTGTTTACCGAGATGTCGAGGCTGGAGACAGTAAATGTGAGGCACTAAAGGATGCGGAGAGTCAGTCTCCGAGCAGAGCGTTACTGTGCAGACTAGCACATACGGCAGCCATGATGAGCTGGGACGGGAGTTACACTTCGGTTGTTTCCGTCGGACGACTTCGGGAATGTTCGGTATTTTCCGGGAATGTTCGCGATTGCTCGGAGGTGAGCGGGTAACGTTGTGCGAGACGTCGGCTATTTCCGCCGAGCCGTCTTGCAGGTCGTTCGGACTTTTTCGGAAAACTGGCACAGAGAGAGGGAGGGGCTACCGTTTGTTACACATCGGCTGTTTTCGTAACGCCTGCTTCCGGCCCTTTCGACCATTCTTCGGAAATCTCGCGATGTCTTGCTGTCGAGCACGTGTCCGTGAGCTGTTTCAATTTTGTCATGTGACCCTAGGCCACAAAACCACTcataaatgtcaattttttttaaggatgAGATTTGCACATCATTTGAAAACgttataaataagctttccattgattcaTGGTTTGTTAAGATAGGACATTGAAAAATCTTGGTCCTCATTTATCAAGTGTGTATGCACAGATGTGAGCACAATGAGTGTTTAAGCACAAGTGTTTTATCTACCAACTTGTACTTATAAGAAacgaatgtatttaaatataaggACAAAATAAAGATCCTTTTCCTAAACACTTGATAAATGAGGCTCCTGGAATCAAaggatgcaaaaataaataaattgccttTAAAATTGTACAGATGGAGTCATTAGCAATGCTtatcattaattaaaaattaagatttaccataagaaatttacaaaatatattaacggaacagatctttacttaatatcctaatgattttttgcataaaaaaaaaagttttgacccAATGTATTGTTAAAACTAAGATTGTTAAaaaggttttgtgctccagagtcacacATCTATACTGTATTACCTACATTAAATATACAACAGTTATGGGTAATAcatcagattatatatatatatatatatatatgtgtgtgtgtgtgtgtgtgtgtgtgtgctcatttgCAAAGAGTTTGGGGTCATTAAAAgttaaatcaaataattaaataaaagtaacagTATGTGtttaatgtatgtatttaaataaaaataatcaagctCTACAGGcaaaatgaacacaaacacacacacacacacacacacaatgctttgtaaaaataacCAACTTTGTTTCCATAGTACTGACACACAGCTTTACAAATAGGAAGATACGAACAAACCCTTTCATTTTAATGACAACcctatgccaaaaaaaaaaacactcagcgAGTTGGTAGAATGAAAAAGACTTGTCTCTCTCATATACTgcaatcaaatgaaaaatatatatataaacacacacaacccCCCAATAAAGATAGGAACAGCATCAGGACTGATCCTAAATGGTCACATTCACTCACTGTGGTTCACGAGTCACACAGCTCAACACAAATCTCTTCCTGCGCAGTCATTTTCTGTCTTCCCTGGCCTGTCACACTGTATATTACATATTCACAAACAGATTAGGCTGAGAAGACATTAAAATGATTAGCAAACATACTGAACAGAAACACTGAAGCATATACAGTAAATCGATATAGGAGAGATAGACAGTTTCTTCCATATAAAATGCTCTGTTATGTAAAACCAAAGGGTTTGGGAGGAGTCAGGTTACTCATAACTGTCTTTAATTTACATAGTGGCATGGATTTGGTCGACAAACAACCAACATCTGGATCCATTTTCCTATTTGTCCTCATTTGACTGCTACTtccctatacacacacacttccttCATGAGTGTAAAACTGTCCAGGTGCTCATTCACACATTTCCTCCGGAAGCTCGTGAGGGTTGAGGATTCCTGGGACAGACATCTGGAGCTTATGTTTCTCCTCCTGAGCCTGACGCAGAGATGCTTCCCTCTCCTCCAGGAACAGATCCGTCGAATCCTCGCCCGCAAACTCCTGAAACACAAAGTGTGAGTGATTATGAACACGGTGTCAAGTCACGCTGGTTGTACAGTGTGTTTCCCATTATACGTTTGTGAAAGCAGctttacataaaaacatttttaatgtcagACTGTAACAATGTATCCATTTGTAATCAGTATTAGCTAGAGTTGGGAATGTTATCCAGAATCAAAAACAGATCCATATCCATTTGAAAGGCCAGAAACTGTGTCATTGCCACAAGTCTGTTTATATAGTACaactattactactaataataaactagcataattattttaattatgttagctattaatattaaattaacattGATATTCAATATAATTAATGTCACTATAAATTAAAACATgcacaataatttatttattagtattaataatgtattattcatgagtaattttattactattaatgatgtttaattaataacatttaattagtagtaataataataacagcattttgattattttaaccaATATgtaattaacatttatatttattaaaacaacattatGCACAATAACAAATAGTAACTCTACTATAAAACTTTactataaaaaaagattaatttaatttattaaagttgatttaatcataaattagcattttgattatattaactaatatataatcaacattaaaacattttgcacAATAAATTAGAGCATTTcattactaattattaataattgaattataatttaaaatgacaaaaggaTTTGAATTATTAACtactatttaataaatataattacaaaaatttTAGCTTGGATAGAGCtaagattaaattaaaagaatttctaattcacaaaaaaattgaaTACGCATGATGTGTTTTATTATGCATAACAgagcattttaataatattactgtgtaactaataattattacaaatcaatttattaaaatacaaatatttatataaatagagGCAGTTATTTAAACACTGTGGCTATTGGGAtaaaagttaattattaatttatatttatattaaaaatctaGCAGGGAGGAAGTGACATACCTTGATCTGGACCAGGAAGTCCCTGAGGTGCTCTTTAAAGGCAGGAATGTCCTGATTCAAGCTGAACAGACCCGTGACAAACACCTTCACTTGGGcactggaaaaaaacaaaaaaaaacattaacacaaaACACATGCCGCCAACAACACACTGACAACACAATCCTCATGCTCTAGGCTGCTCTTACTCTTGCAGATGTGGGAAGGCCGTCTTCAGCAGACTGGCCACATACTCCTGCACGTAGCTCTGATTGTTGTTCGTGGTGCCTGCGTTCAGAGTGCTGCTGATTTTACCCTCTTCCACCAGGTTAAACATGTAGGCGAGGATGGAGGCGTGCATCGTCAGACCTGCCCGGCACAAACCACAGAACATACATCAAGCACACACAATGATTTTAACCTCCGAGTCAGTAACCTGCAATATTATTAATGCACTAGGTTTAAATCAGTATAAACTAACACATCACAATTTAAACGTTTTACTTAAAGAGAAATGCACGCAACAATAATGATATCTATAAAAAAAGAATcctattttcattacattttgcctaaactttttttttcctcaggtgGAAAATGACCTGATCAGCTGTGTTTGTGAGATTTACTGCGTGACTGCTGTGAAgcaaatttattcaaaataacagCTCCATTAGTTACACTGAAAACATGTCACTCTCTCTCTGCCTAGCAACTGACCAGCAGTATGAGACGTATCTGTGACGACAGAGAAAATGTGCTGCAGGATGTCACAGAAGTATGTCTGATAGAAGCTCTgagctgctgtctcttcctgagcGATGTTTTGCAGCATGGTGAACAGGATCTGAAGCCCtggagacacacaaacacacagtaagCATGTGACTCAGGACAATTACTGTCAGAAACACACAGTTCACAGATGCTTGGCTATTATCCTTTTGTTTTCACAAAGAAGCGTGTTTATTTGTTCTCCCCGCTCACCTGTGTCGGCCACATTCCTCATGGTGTGCTTGAAGGCCCAGATGATGGAGTCCAGAACCAGTTTGAACTGTGCCGGTGGGATGGACAGGAATGCTGGGAAACACTGCGAATTAACAGCTTGCAGCAGGTAGAAGAAATGCGTCCTGTGCTCGGGGAACTCCTCAAAGTTCTGACAAAGGCAAAACAGATCATTAAAAAAGGCCTGCACGATTTGGTAGGGGAGAGATGAAGAAGAGCATTTGTGCACTTTGCATTCCCAAATGCACATTTTAAGAAACTTAATTAATGCTAAGCATTTACTGTGAGCCAAGACATTTTGAGACACTGAAAATTGACATCTATCTTGATTAACTGCTTCTCTTTACATAGTGTATACTCTCTACTAGACTTATGCTGGTTGGATTCAGAAGAAACAACACGAGTGAAATGAAACTGTTGCACTGACAGAGAGGATGGACTAACCTTATTGATCATGTCAAGGGTGCACTCGAACACAGCATCGAATATTTTGGGGATCTCTCCTGTTATGTGAGCGCCGAGCTTGTTGACGATGGTTGCCATAGTGCTAAGCACTTCTGGTTCTCGAGCTGCTGGAACGTTCCTTTGGTAGTCGATGAGAACCGCCTCCAGCAAAGGTGGAACGAAGTTCTCTCCAACCTGAAGAGACAACAACCGCTCTTTGAACTGCTATCAAACCCCGACTCATTGTTTTGGCATCTAGGAAGGTCAGAACTAACCATCTGTGGGTCATTAGAGCGGCTGACCCATCCAGAGATGAGCTTTAGCGTCTCTCTCTTCACCGTCCGCATGCTCCGTATCAGAGGCTGCTTGGTCACCATCTCACCTGCAGAGGAAGACCAAAGAGTTTAACACGAGCCATTATTACATGGCAGTTGTTGGGTCATGTGCTCCATGTCTCACCGTTGCTCTGGATGGCAGAAGAGATGTTCTCGCTCAGGCACTTGTAGACATTGAGCATGTCCAGGTAAATGCGTCCCAGCTGCAGGACGAATGGGTGACCCACAGCTTTACACGCCCTCACGTTGGTCTTCAGGATGCTGCCTAGCTGACGCACAGTCTCTGGGTCCTTCAGGATGTCCACGTTCTGATTGAAGAGAAACATCATGTGCTTTGAGTGCAAGTGTTGCTGTATCAATCTTGGTCATGCTGACTTAACATTAAAAGTATAAACCTTCAAAAGAGCAAGGAAAACCCTGTTTTCTATTGTAAGACCCCGTTTGGTTTTCATTTGGAAAGTTCGGAGTATTAAAATGAAACTTATTACAAAAGAGAAGCTTGATTAATTACATGTTTCATAATGGGTTATTATTGTTAGCTAAAATgacaactaaaaccataaaagttaattaaaatatatgttaaacaaaaaataaaataaaaataacttattggaaatgaaaaaaaatcaagatatacAATAAACTACTGAAAAATGAGtagaaactatatagacataggctactatagttaactaaaacaaaaacaatatgaaaaagtgttacttaaaataaatgtaaataataaactgaaaaaaaatgtaaaaaaaaaaatacaataataataaataaacaatggtttacCTTTATGTactaaaacaaaattataatatatattaatataatatatataaaatattttttttccttcacaaatttataaaataaaaatggaaaatataaaaataaccaattaaatgtattaataaaactataacagtatctcAATATTAAAATATCACAGGCTCTCACCTTGGTGGCCTGCTGGATGATGCTGTCCCACACCTGGTTGGGGAGAAGCATGTATTTCTCGATCAGTCGCTCCTGGACTGTCTGGTCTGTCTGTGCTCCGATCATGTAGCCCACAGCCTCGTAGAACGTGTGCACCTGCTGTGGCTGCAGGTCACAGATGATGGTGTTGATGTTGTTGAGGATCTCGTCGATGAAGGGCATCACCTCCCCCACCTGAACCTGCACAAAATGCCTCCTGCACTTCTGAGCAATCTTGATGAAGGTGTCACAGGCCATGTCCTGCACGCCGTCATGGGTCTCtaagagagagagatgtagagagagagaggctttccAATTAATATACACCCTTATGAGAAGAttagcaaaagaaaaacaaaaagaaaaccatGCATGAACACTTGAACTCAATCTACTCCTCACCGTGCATGAACTCAAACAGCTTGTTGACGACAGTTTTGAGGAACTTCCAGTGGGCCCGGAGGAATCGTGGGTACTGGCCGACGATGTACATGATGTTGGAAGCAATGATGGCCTTGTTATCTTTCCCTCTTTTTTGTTCACACAGACCAAGCAAGTCCTAAGACAGAAACAGAAACGTAGTGTTTGCCTTTAGACTTTTTAATGTCTTTGaaatgtctcttctgctcaccaaggctgcatttgtttgattaaaatacaattaaatattgtgaaaaaaattacaattttaaatagctgttttctgttgtaaaatgtagtttattcttgTGT from the Carassius carassius chromosome 7, fCarCar2.1, whole genome shotgun sequence genome contains:
- the xpo1a gene encoding exportin-1, with amino-acid sequence MPADMTMLADHTARQLLDFSQKLDINLLDNVVNSMYYDVGSQQRLAQEVLTNLKDHPDAWTRVDTILEFSQNMKTKYYALQILETVIKTRWKILPRNQCDGIKKYVVGLIIKTSSDPNSVEKEGVYIAKLNMILVQILKQEWPKHWPTFISDIVGASRTSESLCQNNMIILKLLSEEVFDFSSGQMTQVKAKHLKDSMCNEFSQIFQLCQFVMENSQNAPLVQATLETLLRFLNWIPLGYIFETKLISTLVYKFLNVPMFRNITLKCLTEIAGVSVSQYEEQFVNLFTLTMVQLKQMLPLNTNIRLAYSNGRDDEQNFIQNLSLFLCTFLKEHGQLIEKRLNLRETLMEALHYMLLVSEVEETEIFKICLEYWNHLAAELYRESPFSTSTSPLLSTSQHFDVPPRRHLYLPVLSKVRLLMVSRMAKPEEVLVVENDQGEVVREFMKDTDSINLYKNMRETLVYLTHLDYADTERIMTEKLHNQVNGTEWSWRNLNTLCWAIGSISGAMHEEDEKRFLVTVIKDLLGLCEQKRGKDNKAIIASNIMYIVGQYPRFLRAHWKFLKTVVNKLFEFMHETHDGVQDMACDTFIKIAQKCRRHFVQVQVGEVMPFIDEILNNINTIICDLQPQQVHTFYEAVGYMIGAQTDQTVQERLIEKYMLLPNQVWDSIIQQATKNVDILKDPETVRQLGSILKTNVRACKAVGHPFVLQLGRIYLDMLNVYKCLSENISSAIQSNGEMVTKQPLIRSMRTVKRETLKLISGWVSRSNDPQMVGENFVPPLLEAVLIDYQRNVPAAREPEVLSTMATIVNKLGAHITGEIPKIFDAVFECTLDMINKNFEEFPEHRTHFFYLLQAVNSQCFPAFLSIPPAQFKLVLDSIIWAFKHTMRNVADTGLQILFTMLQNIAQEETAAQSFYQTYFCDILQHIFSVVTDTSHTAGLTMHASILAYMFNLVEEGKISSTLNAGTTNNNQSYVQEYVASLLKTAFPHLQDAQVKVFVTGLFSLNQDIPAFKEHLRDFLVQIKEFAGEDSTDLFLEEREASLRQAQEEKHKLQMSVPGILNPHELPEEMCE